Genomic window (Bacillota bacterium):
CGCCAAGCCCGGGGATCAGGTGGCCGGTGCGGTGCTGACCGACCCGACCGCTCGGGCCAACGCCATCAAGAACATCGAAGGCATCGCCGACAAGTACGGTTATGACGGGATCTTCATCGATTTCCAGCTGATCCCGCCCAAGTCTGGTCCCCAGCTGACCGCGATGGTCAGGCAGTTGGCCAAGGACCTCCACGCCAAGAAGAAGAAGCTGGGGGTGGCGCTCTTCCCGAAGATCGATGTCTCGCCCGACGTCAGCGGCGCCTATGACTATGCGGCGCTCGGTAAGGAGGCGGACGCGGTTCTCCTGATGGCCTATGACCGCCATTATGAGAGCAGCCCGCCGGGCCCGGTCTCGCCCCTGCCCTGGGTGGAGACAAACCTGAAGAGCACCCTGAAGTCGGTGCCGGCGAAGAAAGTTCTTCTGGCCATCGGGACCTATGGTTACGACTGGCCGGCCGGCGGGAACGGCGAATACCTCGCCACCAGGGTCGCCCTGAACCGGGCCAAGGCCAACGGGGCCACCGTCAAACGGGACAGCGCCTCCGGACAGCCGTATTTCACCTACACCAAGGATGGACTGGCCCACGAGGTCTGGTTCCAGGACGCCGAGGCGTTCCGCCAGCGGGCCGCTCTGGCCAAGAAGTACAAGCTGCGAGGGGTCGGGGTGTGGCGTCTGGGCTTCGAGGAGCCGGGGTTCTGGAAGGTCATCGCCGAGGCTATCGGCGCGGCCAAGAAGTAGCCTCCATGCGGACCGGCCGCGGCGAGACCGGGGCCGGCCCGGTCCCCCGTTTTGGGGGCTGCTCCCTTCTATTGGCCGTCCCTCTCCCATATCTCTATGGGTGAGGAAGTCCGGCCGGGACGGGGGGAGCAGCTTTGTTCTTTTTTGTGGTCGGCCGGCGGCAAACCCGAACGATCTTGGCCGCCCTGATCTGCCTGA
Coding sequences:
- a CDS encoding glycosyl hydrolase family 18 protein, yielding MRSRSFHGRLLAAWLAALLLLTVSTGCARLGCSPAKKPLGGGASGRLEVMAFYENGDTSGTSGAQGPGDNEQTFVDSFPALKDNAASIDIVTPFWFSVGGDGSVTTAKPVSEVQDFAKKNKVQVWALVNNAKPGDQVAGAVLTDPTARANAIKNIEGIADKYGYDGIFIDFQLIPPKSGPQLTAMVRQLAKDLHAKKKKLGVALFPKIDVSPDVSGAYDYAALGKEADAVLLMAYDRHYESSPPGPVSPLPWVETNLKSTLKSVPAKKVLLAIGTYGYDWPAGGNGEYLATRVALNRAKANGATVKRDSASGQPYFTYTKDGLAHEVWFQDAEAFRQRAALAKKYKLRGVGVWRLGFEEPGFWKVIAEAIGAAKK